Proteins from one Catenuloplanes atrovinosus genomic window:
- a CDS encoding sugar ABC transporter permease, with translation MSTPPARPARPIGLLPVVPALLALLVWYVVPALRTLWASFQSASLFGSGGGGPAGLDNYSRIAEQGFFGSFGFVLLIAVLPVLAACVLAPVLAWLAHRGGTPGRLIVRLGLVLPMVIVTPVGLGLGWLLARDRAPDGPLAAQLLVGQVVWLTLLGLLTGAGVTVFLAALRRSGTGRPVRAVVAAGLALGLAVVAYTVQLWAYPYTLTGGGPREATVTPLLTIYQVAFRFADFGAGAAGGTLLAALLGVLGLAAVAVLVLTGVRVDVVDRATGARPASPLPLAGALVLLAVVLGMSAWGLWPYLSAPVADVPDTLGGAGSAFNTWAPPLITTAVGVTLAALAGFGIGALRPLGDRSELLLFLFAPWLFVGTGPFGTVHFQTLHDLGLIDTSLALLPPTYLSIPALVVFTLLFRGLAESRPGSPVRTLPPALPMAAVVAGVTYLVQTQDAFWQTLTVLDPERQPTPAAALRLVGLGPGPADGLASVPLPVVVVVLFALALAVLQVLYLDRLSLRTTPPAVAYPPVFDTGYPPAGFSAVPRPADRR, from the coding sequence TTGTCCACTCCGCCCGCGCGCCCGGCCCGCCCGATCGGCCTGCTCCCCGTCGTCCCCGCGCTGCTCGCGCTGCTGGTCTGGTACGTCGTGCCGGCGCTGCGCACGCTGTGGGCCAGCTTCCAGAGCGCCAGCCTGTTCGGCAGCGGCGGCGGTGGTCCCGCCGGGCTGGACAACTACTCCCGGATCGCCGAGCAGGGGTTCTTCGGCTCGTTCGGGTTCGTGCTGCTCATCGCGGTGCTGCCGGTGCTCGCCGCGTGCGTGCTCGCGCCGGTGCTGGCCTGGCTGGCCCACCGAGGGGGTACGCCGGGCCGGCTGATCGTCCGGCTCGGCCTGGTGCTGCCGATGGTCATCGTCACGCCGGTCGGCCTGGGGCTGGGCTGGCTGCTCGCCCGTGACCGGGCCCCGGACGGGCCGCTGGCGGCGCAGCTGCTGGTCGGGCAGGTCGTCTGGCTGACCCTGCTCGGCCTGCTGACCGGCGCGGGCGTCACCGTGTTCCTCGCCGCGCTGCGCCGCAGCGGCACCGGCCGCCCGGTCCGGGCGGTCGTCGCGGCCGGCCTGGCGCTCGGGCTCGCGGTCGTCGCGTACACGGTGCAGCTCTGGGCGTACCCGTACACGCTGACCGGCGGCGGGCCGCGCGAGGCCACCGTCACGCCGCTGCTCACGATCTACCAGGTCGCGTTCCGGTTCGCGGACTTCGGCGCCGGCGCGGCCGGCGGCACGCTGCTCGCGGCGCTGCTCGGCGTGCTCGGCCTGGCCGCGGTCGCGGTGCTGGTCCTCACCGGCGTGCGCGTCGACGTGGTGGACCGGGCCACCGGCGCCCGCCCGGCGAGCCCGCTGCCGCTGGCCGGAGCGCTGGTGCTGCTGGCCGTGGTGCTCGGGATGAGCGCCTGGGGCCTGTGGCCGTATCTGTCCGCGCCGGTCGCCGACGTGCCGGACACGCTGGGCGGCGCGGGCAGCGCGTTCAACACCTGGGCGCCGCCGCTGATCACCACCGCGGTCGGTGTGACGCTGGCCGCGCTGGCCGGGTTCGGCATCGGCGCGCTGCGCCCGCTCGGCGACCGCAGCGAGCTGCTGCTGTTCCTGTTCGCGCCGTGGCTGTTCGTCGGCACCGGCCCGTTCGGCACGGTGCACTTCCAGACGCTGCACGACCTCGGCCTGATCGACACGTCGCTGGCGCTGCTGCCGCCGACGTACCTGAGCATTCCGGCGCTGGTCGTGTTCACGCTGCTGTTCCGCGGCCTGGCCGAGTCGCGCCCGGGCAGCCCGGTCCGGACGCTGCCGCCCGCGCTGCCGATGGCCGCGGTGGTCGCCGGCGTGACCTACCTGGTGCAGACGCAGGACGCGTTCTGGCAGACGCTCACGGTCCTGGACCCGGAGCGGCAGCCGACGCCGGCCGCGGCGCTGCGGCTGGTGGGCCTGGGCCCGGGCCCGGCCGACGGCCTGGCGTCGGTTCCGCTGCCGGTGGTGGTCGTGGTGCTGTTCGCGCTGGCGCTGGCGGTGCTCCAGGTCCTCTACCTGGACCGGCTGTCGCTCCGGACGACGCCGCCGGCGGTGGCGTATCCGCCGGTCTTCGACACCGGTTATCCGCCGGCCGGTTTCTCGGCCGTGCCGCGGCCGGCGGATCGGCGCTGA
- a CDS encoding DUF1360 domain-containing protein, which yields MLDTARTALARTARRYAPHEHRPLHGYATALAAFGGLAAALAAAVRITGRPIPERPSLADVALISVATHKLSRLIAKGAVTSPLRAPVTRYAGPAGAAELNEEVRDEGSSLRHGVGELVTCPFCLGVWAATGLTGGLVLAPRLTRLAATALTATAVSDFLQFAYDAAKNQDD from the coding sequence ATGTTGGACACCGCGCGGACCGCGCTCGCGCGCACCGCTCGCCGGTACGCGCCGCACGAGCACCGGCCGCTGCACGGCTACGCCACCGCGCTGGCCGCGTTCGGCGGTCTCGCGGCCGCGCTGGCCGCCGCCGTCCGGATCACCGGACGGCCGATCCCGGAGCGCCCGTCCCTGGCCGACGTGGCGCTGATCTCGGTCGCCACGCACAAGCTCAGCCGCCTGATCGCGAAGGGTGCGGTGACCAGCCCGCTGCGCGCGCCGGTCACCCGCTACGCCGGACCGGCCGGGGCCGCGGAGCTCAACGAGGAGGTACGCGACGAGGGCAGCAGCCTCCGGCACGGCGTCGGCGAGCTGGTCACCTGCCCGTTCTGCCTCGGCGTCTGGGCGGCCACCGGCCTGACCGGCGGCCTGGTGCTGGCGCCGCGGCTGACCCGGCTGGCCGCGACCGCGCTCACCGCCACCGCCGTCTCCGACTTCCTCCAGTTCGCCTACGACGCCGCGAAGAACCAGGACGACTGA
- the def gene encoding peptide deformylase — protein sequence MTVLTIRTVDDPVLRRVADPVTDFDAELDRLVRDLGETLEQARGAGLAAPQLGVSLRVFAINPDLPGNELRLDHLVNPVLEFPDAEEQDGPEGCLSIPGVYLDTKRRMNVAAKGYTKLGDPVQVVGSGLLARCIQHETDHLDGVLFIDRQDPERRARLLTTLRAADWWDDAAAPTVRVSPH from the coding sequence ATGACCGTGCTCACCATCCGTACCGTCGATGATCCGGTCCTTCGCCGGGTCGCGGACCCCGTGACCGACTTCGACGCCGAGCTCGATCGGCTGGTCCGCGACCTCGGCGAGACGCTGGAGCAGGCCCGCGGCGCCGGGCTGGCCGCGCCGCAGCTCGGCGTGAGCCTGCGCGTGTTCGCCATCAACCCGGACCTGCCCGGCAACGAGCTGCGGCTGGATCACCTGGTCAACCCGGTGCTGGAGTTCCCGGACGCCGAGGAGCAGGACGGCCCCGAGGGCTGCCTGTCCATCCCCGGCGTCTACCTGGACACCAAGCGCCGGATGAACGTGGCGGCCAAGGGCTACACCAAGCTGGGCGACCCGGTGCAGGTGGTCGGCTCCGGCCTGCTGGCCCGCTGCATCCAGCACGAGACCGACCACCTGGACGGCGTCCTGTTCATCGACCGCCAGGACCCCGAGCGCCGGGCCCGCCTGCTCACCACCCTCCGCGCCGCCGACTGGTGGGACGACGCGGCCGCCCCGACCGTGCGGGTCAGCCCGCACTGA
- a CDS encoding FAD-dependent oxidoreductase, producing the protein MGRIAVIGAGVIGLSVAYELAGAGHDVTVLADRDHTGAVSSVAAAIWFPHAVDAAPRVLESARLTRDRLASLAADARTGVRLRTGTVLTRRPDPDLSWTAAVPGHRPATAAELPPGAAGVTCELPVAVTNVYLAWLRASVLGRGVEIRAVALGTPDEAGEGFDAVVVAAGIRSGALLGGDDQVFPIRGQIVRLANPGLTRWLLDDDNPDGLTYVVPRDDDVVCGGTGDAGSWDETADPDVERAILRRVTALVPELAGAPIVSRAVGLRPARTSVRLERVDGYAVPVIAAYGHGGSGFTLSWGEAARVRELIDAL; encoded by the coding sequence GTGGGACGGATAGCGGTGATCGGCGCCGGCGTGATCGGGCTGTCGGTCGCGTACGAGCTGGCCGGTGCCGGCCACGACGTGACCGTGCTGGCGGACCGGGACCACACCGGCGCGGTCTCCTCGGTCGCGGCCGCGATCTGGTTCCCGCACGCGGTGGACGCGGCGCCGCGCGTGCTGGAGTCGGCCCGGCTGACGCGTGACCGGCTGGCGTCGCTGGCCGCCGACGCGCGCACCGGCGTCCGGCTGCGCACCGGCACCGTGCTCACCCGCCGCCCGGACCCGGACCTGTCCTGGACCGCGGCCGTGCCCGGCCACCGCCCCGCCACCGCGGCCGAGCTGCCGCCCGGCGCCGCGGGGGTCACCTGCGAGCTGCCGGTCGCGGTGACGAACGTCTACCTCGCCTGGCTGCGCGCCTCGGTGCTGGGCCGGGGCGTGGAGATCCGGGCCGTCGCGCTCGGCACGCCGGACGAGGCGGGCGAGGGCTTCGACGCGGTGGTGGTCGCGGCCGGCATCCGGTCCGGCGCGCTGCTCGGCGGCGACGACCAGGTGTTCCCGATCCGCGGCCAGATCGTCCGGCTGGCCAACCCGGGCCTGACCCGCTGGCTGCTCGACGACGACAACCCGGACGGGCTCACCTACGTGGTGCCGCGCGACGACGACGTGGTCTGCGGCGGCACCGGCGACGCCGGCTCCTGGGACGAGACCGCGGACCCGGACGTCGAGCGGGCCATCCTGCGCCGCGTGACCGCGCTGGTGCCGGAGCTGGCCGGGGCGCCGATCGTGTCGCGCGCCGTCGGCCTCCGCCCGGCCCGCACCTCCGTGCGGCTGGAGCGCGTGGACGGGTACGCCGTGCCGGTCATCGCCGCCTACGGCCACGGCGGCTCCGGGTTCACGCTCTCCTGGGGCGAGGCGGCCCGGGTCCGCGAGCTCATCGACGCTCTCTAG
- a CDS encoding cytochrome c oxidase assembly protein, giving the protein MTWNGYVVATAAGVAVSALGLALWQGGGADTTEIVGLAQPGAATVWGLPALRLLSDALATVTAGLVVTGAFVLPGEGRAISATAFRMVRRARWTAALWSLTALALIAFTLSDVLGAPLHRLPPAAVLSFAGSISQGQALLIQAVLAAAVAVLCQVALSRYTAAWAAGVAMVAVLPPAFTGHAAGAGNHQLAVTSLAMHVLGAALWAGGLIALLTVRRNRALPAALARYSHLALICFVAVAVSGVINGAVRLGGDWRTAYGALLAAKLVALLGLGAIGAAHRRAMLRRPAFIRLAAGEVVLFGAAFGLAAALSRSPAPIPDDTVSDDPIVETIGFPMPEPLTAARLLGDPLPDLFFLTVAAVGIGAYLAGVRRLRAPWPVTRTAAWVAGMLLLAAVTGLGLGRYAYVLFSVHMVQHMLLSMAVPILLVLGAPVTLALRTSPGAVREWLLIVLHSRVARALTHPLSALAVYGVSLYGLYFGGLLGLLMRYHLGHLAMLAHFVLAGYLLFWVLIGVDLGRPRVAPPILVLVHFASMVVHAFFGLTLSQSTTLIAPEWYLAVHPPWAAPPLDDQRLGAAIAWAFGEIPAALVMIVLVRQWIRSDEREQRRADRHGDGAHARYNEFLASAARERR; this is encoded by the coding sequence GTGACCTGGAACGGATACGTGGTGGCGACCGCGGCGGGCGTGGCCGTGTCCGCGCTCGGCCTGGCCCTGTGGCAGGGCGGGGGCGCGGACACGACCGAGATCGTGGGGCTGGCGCAGCCGGGCGCGGCCACGGTGTGGGGGCTGCCCGCGCTCCGGCTGCTCTCCGACGCGCTCGCCACGGTGACCGCGGGACTGGTGGTGACCGGCGCGTTCGTGCTGCCGGGGGAGGGGCGGGCGATCTCCGCGACCGCGTTCCGGATGGTGCGGCGGGCGCGCTGGACCGCCGCGCTGTGGAGCCTGACCGCGCTGGCGCTGATCGCGTTCACGCTCTCCGACGTGCTCGGCGCGCCCCTGCACCGGCTGCCGCCCGCGGCCGTGCTGAGCTTCGCCGGGTCCATCTCGCAGGGGCAGGCGCTGCTGATCCAGGCGGTGCTGGCCGCGGCCGTGGCGGTGCTGTGCCAGGTGGCGCTGTCCCGCTACACGGCCGCGTGGGCCGCGGGCGTGGCGATGGTGGCGGTGCTGCCGCCCGCGTTCACCGGGCACGCGGCCGGCGCCGGCAACCACCAGCTCGCGGTGACCAGCCTGGCCATGCACGTGCTCGGCGCGGCGCTCTGGGCGGGCGGGCTGATCGCGCTGCTCACCGTCCGGCGGAACAGGGCGTTGCCGGCGGCGCTCGCCCGGTACAGCCACCTGGCGCTGATCTGCTTCGTCGCCGTCGCGGTCAGCGGCGTGATCAACGGCGCGGTACGGCTCGGCGGCGACTGGCGCACCGCGTACGGCGCGCTGCTGGCGGCGAAGCTGGTCGCGCTGCTCGGCCTGGGCGCGATCGGCGCGGCGCACCGGCGCGCCATGCTGCGCCGTCCCGCGTTCATCCGGCTCGCGGCCGGCGAGGTGGTGCTGTTCGGCGCCGCGTTCGGGCTGGCCGCCGCGCTGTCCCGCAGCCCGGCGCCGATCCCGGACGACACGGTCAGCGACGACCCGATCGTGGAGACGATCGGCTTCCCGATGCCGGAGCCGCTCACCGCCGCCCGGCTGCTCGGCGACCCGCTGCCGGACCTGTTCTTCCTCACGGTCGCGGCGGTCGGGATCGGCGCCTACCTGGCCGGGGTGCGGCGGCTGCGCGCGCCCTGGCCGGTCACCCGCACGGCCGCCTGGGTCGCCGGGATGCTGCTGCTGGCGGCGGTGACCGGCCTGGGCCTCGGCCGGTACGCGTACGTGCTGTTCAGCGTGCACATGGTCCAGCACATGCTGCTGTCCATGGCGGTGCCGATCCTGCTGGTCCTGGGCGCGCCGGTCACGCTGGCGCTGCGCACCTCGCCCGGCGCGGTCCGCGAGTGGCTGCTGATCGTGCTGCACAGCCGGGTCGCCCGCGCGCTCACCCACCCGCTGTCCGCGCTCGCCGTCTACGGCGTCAGCCTGTACGGGCTCTACTTCGGCGGGCTGCTCGGCCTGCTGATGCGCTACCACCTGGGCCACCTGGCGATGCTGGCGCACTTCGTGCTCGCCGGGTACCTGCTGTTCTGGGTGCTGATCGGGGTGGACCTGGGCCGGCCGCGGGTGGCGCCGCCGATCCTGGTGCTGGTGCACTTCGCGTCCATGGTGGTGCACGCGTTCTTCGGGCTGACGCTGTCGCAGAGCACCACCCTGATCGCGCCGGAGTGGTACCTGGCGGTGCACCCGCCGTGGGCCGCGCCGCCACTGGACGATCAGCGGCTGGGCGCGGCGATCGCCTGGGCGTTCGGCGAGATCCCGGCCGCGCTGGTGATGATCGTGCTGGTACGGCAGTGGATCCGGTCCGACGAGCGGGAACAGCGCCGGGCGGACCGGCACGGCGACGGGGCGCACGCGCGGTACAACGAGTTCCTGGCGTCGGCCGCTAGAGAGCGTCGATGA
- a CDS encoding nitroreductase/quinone reductase family protein: MVETREVRVPPRLVIRTFWSVHRAVVRCSGGRLGLWRPRNGRWGAMRLTTHGRRTGRARGVILAYVEDGPNLVTLAMNGWGAPEPAWWLNLRARPEATVDVAGGRRPVRARAAEGAERERLWELYRTVDASLDAYAALRPAETAVVVLEPR, from the coding sequence ATGGTGGAGACACGTGAGGTGCGGGTTCCGCCGCGCCTGGTCATTCGGACGTTCTGGTCGGTGCACCGCGCGGTGGTGCGGTGCAGCGGCGGTCGGCTCGGCCTGTGGCGGCCGAGGAACGGCCGGTGGGGCGCGATGCGGCTGACCACCCACGGGCGGCGCACCGGCCGCGCGCGTGGCGTCATCCTGGCCTACGTGGAGGACGGCCCGAACCTGGTCACGCTGGCGATGAACGGCTGGGGCGCGCCGGAGCCGGCCTGGTGGCTGAACCTGCGCGCCCGCCCCGAGGCCACCGTGGACGTCGCGGGCGGCCGCCGTCCGGTGCGCGCCCGGGCCGCCGAGGGCGCGGAGCGTGAGCGCCTGTGGGAGCTGTACCGCACCGTGGACGCCAGCCTGGACGCGTACGCGGCGCTGCGCCCGGCCGAGACCGCCGTGGTGGTGCTGGAACCGCGCTGA
- a CDS encoding elongation factor G, whose translation MRVRNLGILAHVDAGKTTLTERVLFTTGATYKQGEVHDGTTVTDSDPQERSRGITIFAAAVSADWNGHRLNLIDTPGHVDFSDEVERSLRVLDGAVVVFDGVAGVEPQTESVWRAADRYGVPRIVFVNKLDRPGASLDHVVASIVDRLGAAPLVVQVPIGREDGFAGVVDLVGMRRLTWPDGVLRSEPADDAEAWAARGALEEAVAERHAAALEELGDMSETTLRAAIRDLTVAGDAVPVLCGSAYRDKGVEPLLDAVVDYLPAPGGDPGAPPAALVFKVHTARAGRVTYARIYDGTIRKGDVLWDATARRTERVARVLRLHADRHTDLDVAVAGDIVGLAGVKAARAGATLSGRDHPVLLEAPRTAEPLVSVAVEAANRADAQRLPIALAALVDEDPSLTLRTDPQTGQTLLSGLGELHLEVAVEGLRRTSGLSVRTGRPRVAHRETVVRGVTDFVFRHVKQDGGAGQFAHVVLTVAPAADGFSFGSTVTGGRVPAEYVRAVEAGCRDALVLGEHPVTGLAVTLTDGATHVKDSSETAFRTAGRLGLRAALAACELALLEPVAEVTVTAPGDAIGGVLGDLAARRGQVTGTTERTVTAVVPLAALFGYATALRSRTSGRATFTSRPAGYRPA comes from the coding sequence ATGCGTGTCCGTAATCTCGGCATCCTCGCCCACGTCGACGCGGGCAAGACCACCCTCACCGAACGCGTGCTGTTCACCACCGGCGCCACCTACAAGCAGGGCGAGGTGCACGACGGTACGACCGTGACCGACAGCGACCCGCAGGAACGCAGCCGTGGCATCACCATCTTCGCGGCCGCGGTCAGCGCGGACTGGAACGGCCACCGCCTGAACCTGATCGACACGCCCGGCCACGTCGACTTCTCCGACGAGGTCGAGCGGTCGCTGCGGGTGCTGGACGGTGCGGTCGTGGTGTTCGACGGCGTGGCCGGCGTGGAGCCGCAGACCGAGTCGGTCTGGCGCGCCGCGGACCGGTACGGCGTGCCCCGCATCGTGTTCGTCAACAAGCTGGACCGCCCCGGCGCGTCACTGGACCACGTCGTGGCGTCCATCGTGGACCGGCTCGGCGCCGCGCCGCTGGTGGTGCAGGTGCCGATCGGCCGCGAGGACGGCTTCGCCGGCGTCGTCGACCTGGTCGGCATGCGGCGCCTGACCTGGCCGGACGGCGTGCTGCGGAGCGAGCCCGCGGACGACGCGGAGGCGTGGGCCGCGCGCGGTGCGCTGGAGGAGGCGGTGGCGGAACGGCACGCCGCCGCCCTGGAGGAACTGGGCGACATGTCGGAGACGACGCTGCGCGCGGCGATCCGCGACCTCACCGTGGCGGGCGACGCGGTGCCGGTGCTGTGCGGCTCCGCGTACCGGGACAAGGGCGTCGAACCGCTGCTGGACGCGGTGGTCGACTACCTGCCCGCGCCCGGCGGCGATCCGGGCGCGCCGCCGGCCGCGCTGGTCTTCAAGGTGCACACCGCGCGGGCCGGCCGGGTCACCTACGCACGGATCTACGACGGCACGATCAGGAAGGGGGACGTGTTGTGGGACGCGACCGCGCGGCGCACCGAGCGCGTCGCCCGGGTACTGCGGCTGCACGCGGACCGGCACACCGACCTGGACGTCGCCGTCGCCGGCGACATCGTCGGCCTGGCCGGCGTGAAGGCGGCCCGGGCCGGCGCCACGCTGTCCGGCCGCGACCATCCGGTGCTGCTGGAGGCGCCGCGCACCGCGGAACCGCTGGTCTCCGTGGCCGTCGAGGCGGCGAACCGCGCGGACGCGCAACGGCTGCCGATCGCGCTCGCCGCGCTGGTCGACGAGGACCCCTCGCTGACGCTGCGCACCGACCCGCAGACCGGGCAGACGCTGCTGTCCGGGCTCGGCGAACTGCACCTGGAGGTGGCCGTGGAAGGGCTGCGCCGCACCAGCGGCCTGTCCGTGCGGACCGGCCGGCCGCGGGTCGCCCACCGCGAGACCGTGGTGCGCGGCGTGACGGACTTCGTCTTCCGGCACGTCAAGCAGGACGGCGGTGCGGGTCAGTTCGCGCACGTGGTGCTGACCGTGGCACCGGCGGCGGACGGCTTCTCGTTCGGCTCCACGGTGACCGGCGGGCGGGTGCCGGCCGAGTACGTACGCGCGGTCGAGGCCGGCTGCCGGGACGCGCTCGTGCTCGGCGAGCACCCGGTGACCGGCCTGGCCGTGACGCTGACCGACGGCGCCACGCACGTCAAGGACTCGTCCGAGACGGCATTCCGCACCGCCGGCCGGCTCGGGCTGCGCGCCGCGCTCGCCGCCTGCGAGCTGGCCCTGCTGGAACCGGTCGCCGAGGTGACGGTGACCGCGCCCGGCGACGCCATCGGCGGCGTGCTCGGCGACCTCGCGGCCCGGCGCGGCCAGGTCACCGGCACCACCGAGCGCACGGTGACGGCCGTGGTGCCGCTCGCGGCGCTGTTCGGCTACGCGACCGCGCTGCGCAGCCGCACCAGCGGCCGGGCGACCTTCACCAGCCGCCCGGCCGGCTACCGGCCCGCGTGA
- a CDS encoding GntR family transcriptional regulator, with amino-acid sequence MAETKAGQIYTVLREAVLRGDVPPGGALKPQELADAHGVSLAVVREALVRLAGDGLADRMDNRGFAVPTQSDRRWQELAEARCVLEPELLRLAIARGDLDWEARVRAAHHRLARTPPTRPGDRHVTAEWSRVHHEFHRALLDGCGNAVLLETFDRLWLATELARRWSADRDPDRDYLGEHRRLEEAALARDADAAADLLARHVSRTAERLR; translated from the coding sequence ATGGCGGAGACGAAGGCCGGGCAGATCTACACGGTGCTGCGCGAGGCGGTGCTGCGCGGCGACGTGCCGCCCGGCGGTGCGCTCAAGCCGCAGGAACTGGCCGACGCGCACGGGGTCAGCCTCGCCGTGGTCCGGGAGGCGCTGGTCCGGCTGGCCGGCGACGGGCTCGCCGACCGGATGGACAACCGCGGCTTCGCCGTACCCACCCAGTCTGACCGGCGGTGGCAGGAACTGGCCGAGGCCCGGTGCGTGCTCGAACCCGAGCTGCTCCGCCTCGCGATCGCGCGCGGCGACCTGGACTGGGAGGCGCGGGTCCGGGCCGCGCACCACCGGCTGGCCCGTACGCCCCCGACCCGGCCCGGCGACCGGCACGTGACCGCGGAGTGGTCGCGCGTCCACCACGAGTTCCACCGCGCGCTGCTCGACGGCTGCGGCAACGCGGTGCTGCTGGAGACGTTCGACCGGCTGTGGCTCGCCACCGAGCTGGCCCGCCGCTGGTCCGCCGACCGCGACCCGGACCGCGACTACCTCGGCGAGCACCGGCGCCTCGAGGAGGCCGCGCTGGCCCGGGACGCGGACGCGGCGGCCGACCTGCTGGCCCGGCACGTGTCCCGGACCGCCGAACGGCTCCGCTGA
- a CDS encoding AraC family transcriptional regulator has product MVIAALNRLVGLVEEGPELDVAGLARTLGTTEYHLRRMFSSLAGMPLSEYVRRRRMTVAAADVVRGEDDLLTIAVRHGYGSTEAFGRAFRAVHGAGPGDVRRDGGPLRTQPQLRFRLTVEGNSSMDTRIVERPAFRLVGHATRVPLIYEGVNPHIQRHLASLPPEAHVRLKALSGAEPAGLLQVTDDLAQDSPEGTELTYLHGVAVPDGTPVPDDLDAIGVPAGRWAVFRSSGAYPGRLQATWAATASEWFPSNPWRLRPGPSIVAVLDRADDFSTATTDLWLPVEPAR; this is encoded by the coding sequence ATGGTCATCGCGGCGTTGAACCGGCTCGTCGGGCTGGTCGAGGAGGGGCCGGAGCTGGATGTGGCCGGGCTGGCCAGGACGCTGGGGACGACCGAGTATCACCTGCGGCGGATGTTCTCGTCGCTGGCCGGGATGCCGCTGTCGGAGTACGTGCGGCGGCGCCGGATGACGGTCGCGGCGGCGGACGTGGTGCGCGGTGAGGACGACCTGCTGACCATCGCGGTACGGCACGGCTACGGGTCGACCGAGGCGTTCGGGCGGGCGTTCCGGGCGGTGCACGGCGCCGGGCCGGGGGATGTGCGCCGCGACGGCGGGCCCCTTCGCACACAACCGCAGCTCAGGTTCCGCCTGACCGTCGAAGGGAACTCGTCCATGGACACCCGCATCGTCGAGCGGCCGGCGTTCCGGCTGGTCGGGCACGCGACCCGCGTGCCGCTGATCTACGAGGGCGTCAACCCGCACATCCAGCGGCACCTCGCGTCGCTGCCGCCGGAGGCGCACGTCCGGCTGAAGGCACTCAGCGGCGCCGAGCCGGCCGGGCTGCTGCAGGTCACCGACGATCTGGCGCAGGACAGCCCGGAGGGGACCGAGCTGACCTACCTGCACGGGGTCGCGGTCCCGGACGGCACGCCGGTGCCGGACGACCTGGACGCGATCGGCGTGCCGGCCGGCCGGTGGGCGGTGTTCCGCAGCTCGGGGGCGTACCCGGGCCGGCTGCAGGCGACCTGGGCGGCGACGGCGAGCGAGTGGTTCCCGTCCAACCCGTGGCGGCTGCGGCCGGGGCCGTCCATCGTGGCGGTGCTCGACCGGGCGGACGACTTCAGCACCGCGACCACGGACCTGTGGCTACCGGTCGAGCCCGCCCGGTGA
- a CDS encoding pyridoxamine 5'-phosphate oxidase family protein gives MFRDDDLALLTRPLYAFLTVAPREGRWPAPRPVWFEATAEGTLQMFSEPETHKIERLREQPRASVVVASPVGEPEHWVSVEGPVTVHEEGAYELAARLGERYWPSVGPEQHKLLDEWRGMGVLRIVVHPERVNRFTI, from the coding sequence ATGTTCCGCGATGATGATCTCGCCCTGCTGACCCGTCCGCTGTACGCCTTCCTCACCGTCGCGCCGCGCGAGGGGCGCTGGCCCGCGCCGCGCCCGGTGTGGTTCGAGGCGACCGCGGAGGGGACGCTTCAGATGTTCTCCGAGCCGGAGACGCACAAGATCGAGCGGTTGCGGGAGCAGCCCCGCGCCTCCGTCGTGGTGGCGTCGCCGGTCGGTGAGCCGGAGCACTGGGTGTCGGTGGAGGGCCCGGTCACGGTGCACGAGGAGGGCGCCTACGAACTGGCGGCCCGCCTCGGCGAGCGCTACTGGCCCTCGGTCGGCCCGGAGCAGCACAAGCTGCTCGACGAGTGGCGCGGCATGGGTGTGCTGCGCATCGTCGTCCACCCGGAGCGGGTCAACCGCTTCACCATCTGA
- a CDS encoding YbhB/YbcL family Raf kinase inhibitor-like protein: protein MNDPFARLPEAAAFTVTSASVADGAPLAEAQRAGNVSPQLSWSGAPEGTKSYAVTAYDPDAPTGSGFWHWAVADIPAGVTELPEGAGDDTGAGLPDGAFQLPNDVRLARYVGAAPPPGHGEHRYVFVVHALDVESIGVPADATPAMLGLTMAGHILGRAVLTATAETRA, encoded by the coding sequence ATGAACGACCCCTTCGCCCGCCTCCCCGAGGCGGCGGCCTTCACCGTGACCAGCGCCAGCGTCGCCGACGGCGCACCGCTGGCCGAGGCGCAGCGCGCCGGGAACGTCTCGCCCCAGCTCTCCTGGAGCGGCGCGCCCGAGGGCACGAAGAGCTACGCCGTCACCGCGTACGACCCGGACGCGCCGACCGGCTCCGGCTTCTGGCACTGGGCGGTGGCGGACATCCCGGCCGGCGTGACCGAGCTGCCCGAGGGCGCCGGCGACGACACCGGCGCGGGCCTGCCGGACGGCGCCTTCCAGCTCCCCAACGACGTGCGCCTGGCGCGGTACGTGGGCGCCGCCCCGCCGCCCGGGCACGGCGAGCACCGGTACGTGTTCGTGGTGCACGCGCTGGACGTCGAGTCGATCGGCGTGCCCGCGGACGCCACGCCCGCGATGCTGGGCTTAACCATGGCCGGGCACATCCTCGGCCGCGCGGTGCTGACCGCCACCGCGGAGACCCGGGCCTGA